A stretch of the Medicago truncatula cultivar Jemalong A17 chromosome 5, MtrunA17r5.0-ANR, whole genome shotgun sequence genome encodes the following:
- the LOC11437609 gene encoding G-type lectin S-receptor-like serine/threonine-protein kinase LECRK1, which produces MSLAMFLPCIILVLISSLNVLYAIDLKSSITAGSNSTWKSPSGYFEFGFYPLPNGLFLPGIWFAKIPQKTFVWYQTPSVETNSLLQLTSEGHLLITYPNGTTSHTIDNIGGYSEAANSAYMQDDGNFVLKDSNLRTVWDSFNSPSNTILPGQTLKSNQILYSKGKGDSNYSMGNFMLEMQADGNLILKAHQWSDPSYWYTSTLVSNLSLVFNETSSLLYLATGIGNIIYSLTKSTPTPVKDYYHRATIDENGNFQQYVYHKRNGTNWERVWRAIDDPCRVDYVCGIYGLCTSPDNESVNCECIQGYIPLDQEDVSKGCRPKTVINYCSGPSMMNFELRVFDDTDFQFYPDFALINDVDLESCKKSVIDDCNIIAATYNSSTSTCAKKRMPLLNARNSSSSKGQKALLKVPYSNNESNTIEVSKNKSFNVRVFLKVMVAISATLACFFGALAAYYHPFVKRLITRRKKYLNATAIGINFREFTFQELHEATDGFSRILGRGSSGKVYHGTLIIDDTEIGIAVKKLEKKIEKSENEFMTELKIIGLTHHKNLVKLLGFCMEDNHRLLVYELMPNGALSSLLFGEGERPQWSQRVEMALGIARGLLYLHEECETQIIHCDIKPQNVLLDANHIAKIADFGLSKLLNKDQTRTSTNFRGTIGYIAPEWLRSAPITAKVDVFSYGVMLLEIICCRRHVESYISES; this is translated from the coding sequence ATGTCTTTAGCTATGTTTCTACCATGCATTATTCTTGTACTAATTTCATCACTAAATGTCTTATATGCCATAGACTTAAAATCAAGCATCACTGCTGGTTCAAATTCAACTTGGAAATCACCTTCTGGCTATTTCGAATTCGGATTCTACCCTCTTCCCAATGGTCTTTTTCTACCAGGAATATGGTTTGCAAAAATCCCACAAAAAACATTTGTATGGTACCAAACTCCCTCAGTTGAAACAAATTCCTTACTCCAACTCACATCTGAAGGACACCTTCTGATAACATATCCTAATGGAACCACTTCTCATACCATAGACAACATTGGAGGATATAGTGAAGCTGCAAATTCTGCTTATATGCAAGACGATGGAAATTTCGTCTTGAAAGACTCCAACCTAAGAACTGTTTGGGACAGTTTTAATTCTCCATCTAACACAATCTTACCTGGACAAACCTTGAAAAGCAATCAAATTCTTTATTCTAAAGGAAAAGGTGATTCAAACTACTCAATGGGAAATTTCATGCTTGAAATGCAGGCTGATGGTAACTTGATCCTCAAGGCACACCAATGGTCAGATCCTTCATACTGGTACACTTCAACTTTAGTCTCAAATTTGAGTTTGGTTTTCAATGAAACTAGTTCTTTATTGTATCTTGCAACTGGAATTGGAAACATTATTTACTCATTAACAAAAAGTACTCCAACTCCAGTAAAAGATTACTATCACCGCGCTACAATTGATGAAAATGGCAATTTCCAACAATATGTGTATCACAAAAGAAATGGAACAAATTGGGAAAGGGTTTGGAGAGCTATAGATGATCCATGTAGAGTGGATTATGTTTGTGGAATTTATGGTTTATGCACTTCTCCTGATAATGAATCAGTGAATTGTGAGTGTATTCAAGGTTATATTCCATTGGATCAAGAAGATGTGTCTAAAGGGTGTCGTCCGAAAACTGTAATCAATTATTGTAGTGGACCTTCAATGATGAATTTTGAGCTGCGTGTGTTTGATGACActgattttcaattttatcctgATTTTGCTCTCATTAATGATGTTGATTTGGAAAGTTGTAAGAAATCTGTGATAGATGATTGCAATATCATTGCTGCTACTTATAATTCTTCAACTTCAACATGTGCTAAGAAGAGAATGCCGTTGCTGAATGCTAGAAACAGTTCATCTTCCAAGGGACAAAAAGCACTTCTCAAAGTTCCTTATAGTAATAATGAGTCCAACACAATTGAAGTTTCAAAGAACAAGAGTTTTAATGTGAGAGTTTTTTTGAAGGTTATGGTTGCAATTAGTGCAACTCTTGCATGCTTCTTTGGAGCTCTTGCTGCTTATTATCATCCTTTTGTAAAGAGACTAATaacaagaagaaagaagtaTCTAAATGCAACAGCTATTGGAATCAACTTTAGAGAATTCACATTCCAAGAGCTGCATGAAGCAACAGATGGATTTAGTAGGATTCTTGGCAGGGGATCTTCAGGGAAAGTCTATCACGGTACTTTGATTATAGATGATACGGAAATTGGTATTGCAGTGAAGAAGCTTGAAAAGAAGATTGAGAAAAGTGAGAATGAGTTCATGACTGAGCTCAAAATTATAGGTCTTACACATCACAAAAATTTGGTGAAACTTTTGGGATTTTGCATGGAGGACAACCATAGACTACTTGTCTATGAGCTAATGCCAAACGGAGCGTTGTCAAGTTTATTGTTTGGAGAAGGAGAGAGACCTCAATGGAGTCAAAGGGTTGAAATGGCTCTTGGAATAGCAAGAGGCTTACTCTACTTGCATGAAGAGTGTGAAACGCAGATCATACATTGTGATATCAAGCCACAAAATGTGTTACTTGATGCTAATCATATTGCAAAGATTGCAGATTTTGGACTTTCCAAGCTTTTGAACAAAGATCAAACCAGAACAAGTACAAATTTTAGAGGGACAATAGGGTACATAGCACCTGAATGGTTAAGGAGTGCACCGATAACTGCAAAAGTTGATGTTTTCAGCTATGGAGTTATGCTACTTGAGATCATTTGTTGTAGGAGGCATGTTGAGTCATATATATCAGAATCATGA
- the LOC11440133 gene encoding heat shock 70 kDa protein 8 yields MAEREPAYTVASDSETTGEEKSSPLPEIAIGIDIGTSQCSVAVWNGSEVELLKNKRNQKLMKSFVTFKDEAPSGGVTSQFSHEHEMLFGDTIFNMKRLIGRVDTDPVVHASKNLPFLVQTLDIGVRPFIAALVNNVWRSTTPEEVLAMFLVELRLMTETHLKRPIRNVVLTVPVSFSRFQLTRLERACAMAGLHVLRLMPEPTAVALLYGQQQQKASQETMGSGSEKIALIFNMGAGYCDVAVTATAGGVSQIKALAGSTIGGEDLLQNMMRHLLPDSENIFKRHGVEEIKSMALLRVATQDAIHQLSTQSSVQVDVDLGNSLKICKVVDRAEFEEVNKEVFEKCESLIIQCLHDAKVEVGDINDVILVGGCSYIPRVENLVTNLCKITEVYKGINPLEGAVCGAAMEGAVASGISDPFGNLDLLTIQATPLAIGIRADGNKFVPVIPRNTTMPARKDLLFTTIHDNQTEALILVYEGEGKKAEENHLLGYFKIMGIPAAPKGVPEISVCMDIDAANVLRVLTGVVMPGSRITVVPVMEVRMPMVDDGHGWCAEALNRTHGATMDLVTLKKA; encoded by the coding sequence ATGGCAGAACGAGAACCTGCATATACTGTTGCATCTGACAGTGAAACAACTGGGGAGGAAAAATCATCGCCTCTTCCTGAAATAGCGATTGGAATTGATATTGGCACCTCACAATGTAGCGTTGCTGTGTGGAATGGCTCCGAAGTGGAgcttttgaaaaacaaaagaaatcagAAGCTTATGAAGTCATTTGTGACATTCAAAGATGAAGCTCCTTCTGGAGGAGTTACTAGTCAATTCTCCCATGAGCATGAGATGCTGTTTGGAGATACGATTTTCAACATGAAACGCTTGATCGGCAGAGTTGATACTGACCCTGTGGTTCATGCAAGTAAAAATCTGCCATTTCTGGTGCAGACCTTGGACATTGGCGTTCGTCCCTTTATTGCTGCGTTAGTGAACAATGTTTGGAGATCCACCACTCCCGAAGAAGTCCTTGCAATGTTTCTGGTGGAGTTAAGACTGATGACTGAAACTCATCTCAAACGACCGATAAGAAATGTGGTGCTTACTGTGCCGGTTTCATTCAGTCGCTTCCAGCTGACCCGCTTAGAGCGTGCTTGCGCGATGGCTGGTCTTCATGTTCTCAGGTTGATGCCTGAACCAACAGCAGTGGCGTTATTATATGGACAGCAACAACAGAAAGCTTCTCAAGAAACTATGGGCAGTGGAAGTGAGAAAATTGCTCTCATTTTCAATATGGGTGCTGGTTATTGTGATGTTGCTGTGACTGCTACCGCTGGGGGAGTATCTCAGATAAAAGCCTTGGCAGGAAGTACCATCGGTGGAGAAGATTTGCTTCAGAATATGATGCGCCATCTCTTACCAGATTCTGAAAATATATTCAAGCGTCACGGGGTTGAAGAAATTAAGTCAATGGCATTGCTTCGAGTTGCAACCCAGGATGCAATTCATCAGCTTTCCACCCAAAGCAGTGTTCAGGTTGATGTAGATTTGGGAAATAGTTTGAAGATATGCAAGGTTGTTGACAGGGCGGAGTTTGAGGAGGTGAACAAAGAGGTGTTCGAAAAGTGTGAAAGCCTTATCATCCAATGTTTACATGATGCAAAGGTAGAAGTCGGGGATATAAATGATGTGATACTTGTTGGTGGATGTTCATATATCCCAAGGGTGGAGAATCTTGTTACCAACTTATGCAAAATTACAGAAGTTTATAAAGGTATAAACCCTTTGGAAGGTGCGGTTTGTGGTGCAGCAATGGAAGGAGCTGTTGCTTCAGGCATCAGTGATCCTTTTGGAAACTTGGACTTGTTAACGATTCAAGCCACTCCTCTTGCCATTGGAATCCGAGCTGATGGGAACAAGTTTGTACCTGTAATTCCGAGGAACACCACAATGCCAGCGCGTAAGGATCTACTTTTCACAACTATTCATGATAATCAAACTGAGGCATTGATACTTGTGTACGAAGGTGAGGGAAAGAAGGCAGAAGAAAACCACTTGTTAGGATATTTCAAGATAATGGGAATACCTGCAGCACCAAAAGGAGTTCCTGAAATCAGTGTGTGCATGGACATAGATGCTGCAAACGTGCTGCGAGTTTTAACCGGTGTTGTGATGCCTGGATCCCGTATAACTGTGGTTCCTGTTATGGAAGTGAGGATGCCAATGGTTGATGATGGTCATGGTTGGTGTGCTGAGGCCCTAAATAGGACCCATGGTGCCACAATGGATTTGGTTACCCTCAAGAAGGCATAA